The proteins below come from a single Stutzerimonas stutzeri RCH2 genomic window:
- the rpoD gene encoding RNA polymerase sigma factor RpoD, whose amino-acid sequence MSGKAQQQSRLKELIQRGREQGYLTYAEVNDHLPEDISDPEQVEDIIRMINDMGINVFEVAPDADALLLAEADTDEAAAEEAAAALAAVETDIGRTTDPVRMYMREMGTVELLTREGEIEIAKRIEEGIREVMSAIAHFPGTVDSILADYERVTTEGGRLSDILSGYIDPDDDGAAAPQEVEPEAPQTAAKPAADDKDDEDEEDSDTEEEEGDGGPDPEVARLRFGAVAEQLEKANKALKKHGRASQQAVEELEALAILFMPIKLVPKQYDALVERVRNALNQIRAQERAIMQLCVRDARMPRADFLRQFPSNETNLDWAEQLASGKGKYAEAIGNRKEDIQRCQQMLIELEQECSLAIADIKDINRRMSIGEAKARRAKKEMVEANLRLVISIAKKYTNRGLQFLDLIQEGNIGLMKAVDKFEYRRGYKFSTYATWWIRQAITRSIADQARTIRIPVHMIETINKLNRISRQMLQEMGREPTPEELGERMEMPEDKIRKVLKIAKEPISMETPIGDDEDSHLGDFIEDSAMQSPIDVATVESLKEATREVLSGLTAREAKVLRMRFGIDMNTDHTLEEVGKQFDVTRERIRQIEAKALRKLRHPTRSEHLRSFLDE is encoded by the coding sequence ATGTCCGGAAAAGCGCAACAGCAGTCCCGCCTCAAAGAGTTGATCCAGCGTGGCCGTGAGCAGGGTTACCTGACTTACGCCGAGGTCAACGACCACCTACCGGAGGATATTTCCGATCCGGAACAGGTGGAAGACATCATTCGCATGATCAACGACATGGGCATCAATGTATTCGAGGTTGCCCCGGATGCCGATGCCCTGTTGTTGGCCGAAGCCGATACCGATGAAGCCGCTGCCGAAGAGGCCGCCGCCGCACTCGCTGCGGTCGAGACCGACATCGGCCGCACCACCGACCCGGTGCGCATGTACATGCGCGAAATGGGCACCGTCGAACTGCTGACCCGCGAAGGCGAGATCGAAATCGCCAAACGCATCGAGGAAGGCATTCGCGAGGTGATGAGCGCCATCGCTCACTTCCCCGGCACCGTCGACAGCATCCTCGCCGATTACGAGCGAGTAACGACCGAAGGTGGCCGCCTGTCCGACATCCTCAGCGGCTATATCGACCCCGACGATGACGGCGCTGCCGCACCTCAGGAAGTCGAACCGGAAGCTCCGCAGACCGCGGCGAAACCGGCAGCTGACGACAAGGACGACGAGGACGAGGAAGACTCCGACACCGAGGAAGAAGAAGGCGACGGCGGGCCGGATCCAGAAGTTGCACGCCTGCGTTTCGGCGCGGTCGCGGAGCAGCTGGAAAAAGCCAACAAAGCGCTGAAGAAGCATGGCCGTGCCAGCCAGCAGGCTGTCGAGGAACTCGAAGCCCTCGCCATCCTGTTCATGCCGATCAAGCTCGTGCCCAAGCAGTACGATGCACTGGTCGAGCGTGTGCGCAACGCGCTGAACCAGATCCGTGCTCAGGAACGCGCCATCATGCAGCTGTGCGTGCGTGATGCCCGCATGCCGCGCGCCGACTTCCTGCGTCAGTTCCCGAGCAACGAGACAAACCTGGACTGGGCTGAGCAACTGGCCTCAGGCAAGGGCAAGTACGCCGAAGCCATCGGCAACCGCAAGGAAGACATCCAGCGCTGCCAGCAGATGCTGATCGAACTGGAGCAGGAATGCAGCCTGGCGATCGCGGACATCAAGGACATCAACCGTCGCATGTCCATCGGTGAGGCCAAGGCCCGCCGGGCGAAGAAAGAGATGGTCGAGGCCAACCTGCGCCTGGTGATCTCCATCGCCAAGAAGTACACCAACCGCGGCCTGCAATTCCTCGACCTGATTCAGGAAGGCAACATCGGCCTGATGAAGGCGGTGGACAAGTTCGAATACCGCCGCGGCTACAAGTTCTCGACCTACGCTACCTGGTGGATTCGCCAGGCGATCACTCGTTCTATTGCCGACCAGGCGCGGACCATCCGTATCCCGGTGCACATGATCGAGACGATCAACAAGCTCAACCGCATCTCCCGTCAGATGCTGCAGGAAATGGGTCGCGAACCCACTCCTGAGGAGCTTGGCGAGCGCATGGAAATGCCCGAGGACAAGATCCGCAAGGTACTGAAGATCGCCAAGGAGCCGATCTCCATGGAAACGCCGATCGGTGACGACGAAGACTCGCACCTGGGCGACTTCATCGAAGACTCGGCCATGCAGTCGCCGATCGACGTGGCCACCGTGGAAAGCCTCAAGGAAGCGACTCGCGAAGTGCTCTCCGGCCTCACCGCCCGTGAAGCCAAGGTACTGCGCATGCGCTTCGGCATCGACATGAATACCGATCACACCCTCGAGGAAGTCGGCAAACAGTTCGATGTTACCCGCGAGCGGATCCGCCAAATCGAAGCCAAGGCACTGCGCAAGCTGCGCCACCCGACGAGAAGCGAGCACCTACGCTCCTTCCTCGACGAGTAA
- a CDS encoding SLC13 family permease, giving the protein MLPESLPLLFVCALLIWVLVAFVRESWSPDIVVAIAVAVLLATQLLTPGEVLGVLSNSAPVTIACMFIISAALERTGCIDALGNWLGNLVGTSPTRVLFGLTITALVISACLNNTPVVAILTPVAISLAKRAGTTPSKLLIPLSYATILGGTLTMIGTSTNILVDGVARKAGLEPFGMFEITGAGLIMAAAGMVYLLTIGKHLLPERDTLSKLLGPRLDRNFMTELRVPPNSPVIGKTIAEANLNGGSGLQVLQVNRDTQLFSRPEHDFTLTAGDLLMIHGQVKDVVELRESGHLTFNRGDAFETISSEDVILAEAIVGRGSRYSHRPMRDLDLSARYGISVLAVHRQDENIQGNFDDFQLQFGDVMLVEGTPAQIKRFADNGELISLNAVQERAFRRDKAPIAIIATLAVMVLAAFGVMPIEGLAIIGAASVLATRCLDVEDAYKAVDWKILSLIFGMLAISIAMDKVGLVQLIVQNVTTLTPWAGPLFMLSFIYLLTSLLTEMLSNNAVAVLITPIAIGLAQHMGVDPRAFVVAVMFAASASFATPIGYQTNTFVYNAGGYRFTDFLKIGIPLNLLLWMVGTLVIPLFWPLTPL; this is encoded by the coding sequence ATGCTTCCAGAATCGCTGCCGCTGTTGTTCGTCTGCGCCTTGCTGATCTGGGTGTTGGTGGCGTTCGTAAGGGAGAGCTGGAGCCCGGATATCGTCGTAGCGATTGCTGTGGCGGTGCTGCTGGCGACGCAGCTGCTGACGCCCGGCGAGGTGCTCGGCGTGCTGTCCAACTCGGCTCCGGTCACCATCGCCTGCATGTTCATCATTTCCGCGGCACTGGAACGTACCGGCTGCATCGATGCGCTGGGCAATTGGCTTGGCAATCTGGTGGGCACCAGCCCTACGCGGGTGCTGTTCGGCCTGACGATCACTGCGCTGGTGATTTCCGCCTGCCTGAACAACACGCCGGTGGTGGCGATCCTTACACCTGTGGCGATTTCGCTGGCCAAGCGCGCCGGCACCACGCCTTCCAAGCTGCTGATTCCGCTGTCGTACGCGACCATTCTCGGCGGCACGCTGACGATGATCGGCACCTCGACCAACATCCTCGTCGACGGGGTGGCACGCAAGGCGGGCCTGGAGCCGTTCGGCATGTTCGAGATCACCGGGGCGGGCTTGATCATGGCCGCCGCGGGCATGGTCTACCTGCTGACCATCGGCAAGCATCTGCTGCCGGAACGCGACACGCTGTCCAAGCTGCTCGGCCCGCGCTTGGATCGCAACTTCATGACCGAGCTGCGCGTGCCACCGAACTCGCCAGTGATCGGCAAGACCATCGCCGAGGCCAACCTCAACGGCGGCAGCGGCCTGCAAGTGCTGCAGGTGAATCGCGACACCCAGCTGTTCAGCCGACCGGAGCATGACTTCACCCTGACCGCCGGCGATCTGCTGATGATCCATGGCCAGGTAAAGGACGTGGTGGAGCTGCGCGAAAGTGGCCATTTGACCTTCAACCGTGGCGACGCCTTCGAAACCATCAGCAGCGAAGACGTGATTCTCGCCGAGGCCATCGTCGGCCGCGGCTCGCGCTACAGTCACCGACCGATGCGCGACCTCGACCTGTCCGCGCGCTATGGCATCAGCGTGCTCGCCGTGCACCGCCAGGACGAGAACATCCAAGGCAACTTCGACGACTTCCAGCTGCAGTTCGGCGATGTGATGCTGGTCGAGGGCACGCCGGCGCAGATCAAGCGTTTCGCCGACAACGGCGAGCTGATCAGCCTGAATGCGGTGCAGGAGCGCGCCTTCCGCCGCGACAAGGCGCCAATTGCGATCATCGCCACGCTGGCGGTCATGGTACTGGCAGCCTTCGGCGTGATGCCGATCGAAGGCCTGGCGATCATCGGTGCGGCGTCGGTACTGGCGACCCGCTGCCTGGATGTCGAGGATGCCTATAAAGCGGTGGACTGGAAGATCCTCAGCCTGATCTTCGGCATGCTGGCGATCAGCATAGCCATGGACAAGGTGGGCCTTGTGCAGCTGATCGTGCAGAACGTAACGACGCTGACGCCCTGGGCCGGGCCGCTGTTCATGCTGTCTTTCATCTACCTGCTGACCTCGCTGCTCACCGAGATGCTGTCGAACAACGCAGTGGCGGTACTGATCACGCCGATCGCCATCGGTCTGGCCCAGCATATGGGTGTCGATCCCCGGGCGTTCGTGGTCGCGGTAATGTTCGCCGCCAGCGCCAGCTTCGCCACGCCGATCGGTTACCAGACCAACACCTTCGTCTATAACGCCGGCGGTTATCGCTTCACCGACTTTCTCAAGATCGGCATTCCGCTGAACCTGCTGCTGTGGATGGTCGGCACGCTGGTGATCCCGTTGTTCTGGCCGCTTACGCCGCTTTGA